A single genomic interval of Chrysemys picta bellii isolate R12L10 chromosome 8, ASM1138683v2, whole genome shotgun sequence harbors:
- the MED7 gene encoding mediator of RNA polymerase II transcription subunit 7: protein MGEPQQVSALPPPPMQYIKEYTDENIRKGLAPKPPPPVKDSYMMFGNQFQCDDLIIRPLESQGIERLHPMQFDHKKELRKLNMSILINFLDLLDILIRSPGSIKREEKLEDLKLLFVHVHHLINEYRPHQARETLRVMMEVQKRQRLETAERFQKHLERVVEMIQNCLASLPDDLPHSEGGMRLKTEPMEIDDRNSCIGQNEQQRESAGCKKDQVLDKDAAMCSIIDEMT, encoded by the coding sequence ATGGGGGAACCTCAGCAAGTGAGTGCTCTCCCTCCACCTCCAATGCAGTATATAAAGGAATATACAGATGAAAATATTCGGAAAGGTCTAGCCCCTAAGCCTCCACCACCTGTGAAAGACAGCTACATGATGTTTGGTAACCAATTCCAGTGTGATGATCTCATTATTCGACCCTTGGAAAGCCAAGGCATTGAACGATTGCATCCCATGCAGTTTGACCACAAGAAGGAACTAAGGAAACTCAATATGTCTATCCTGATAAACTTTCTGGACCTCTTGGATATCTTGATAAGGAGCCCAGGCAGCATAAAACGGGAGGAGAAACTGGAAGACTTAAAACTGCTTTTTGTCCATGTCCATCATCTTATAAATGAATATCGACCCCACCAAGCCAGGGAGACGCTAAGGGTTATGATGGAGGTGCAGAAACGTCAGCGTTTGGAGACTGCTGAGAGGTTTCAGAAGCATTTAGAGCGAGTTGTAGAAATGATCCAGAACTGCCTGGCCTCCTTACCTGACGATTTGCCCCATTCAGAGGGAGGGATGAGGTTAAAAACTGAGCCCATGGAAATTGATGACCGCAACAGTTGTATTGGACAGAATGAACAACAGAGAGAGAGCGCTGGCTGCAAGAAAGATCAGGTTTTAGACAAAGATGCTGCTATGTGTAGCATTATTGATGAAATGACATGA